In Sphingomonas sp. SUN019, one genomic interval encodes:
- a CDS encoding glucoamylase family protein, which produces MIDRRTLIASSALAVAGAGLPGCATTGAGATAGKDKLPDFYADIEERTFRWFWNNVNRANGLVPDRTPNPPFCSIAAVGFALTAYAVGVERGWAKREEARDLTLTTLKFFASLPQGDGRSGVSGQRGFFYHFLDMKTGLRYRDTELSSVDTTLMHFGMLFAASYWEGDDPAEIEIRDVANDLVGRAEWPWFLNKRPVVSMGWDPKKGFIERSWDGYNEGMMVVLLGLGSTRYPLPDGAWNAWTAPYPRFWRGEGATRHLAFAPMFGHQYSHVWIDFRGIRDVVMRGAGFDYFENSRRATFANRAYCMANPMGWEGYSRDIWGLTACDGPGNYKLPFPNRSGGETRTFYGYSARGPLGQPDERDDGTIAPTAALGSLPFAPEICIPAAEALLRVPGLYQQYGFLDAFNPSFRYSEKKLETGTVDAANGWVASDYLGIDQGPILLQAANYRSDFVWKVMRKSPVIRRGLQRAGFTGGWLDQK; this is translated from the coding sequence ATGATCGACCGCCGCACGCTGATCGCCAGTTCCGCGCTTGCCGTCGCCGGTGCTGGCCTGCCGGGTTGCGCCACCACCGGCGCCGGCGCGACGGCGGGCAAGGACAAGCTCCCCGATTTCTACGCCGATATCGAGGAACGTACTTTCCGCTGGTTCTGGAACAACGTGAACCGCGCGAACGGGCTGGTGCCCGATCGGACCCCCAACCCGCCGTTCTGCAGCATCGCCGCGGTCGGATTTGCGCTGACGGCCTATGCGGTCGGCGTCGAGCGCGGCTGGGCGAAGCGTGAGGAGGCGCGCGACCTGACGCTGACGACGCTGAAATTCTTCGCCAGCCTGCCGCAGGGGGACGGGCGCAGCGGCGTGTCGGGGCAGCGCGGGTTCTTCTACCACTTTCTCGATATGAAAACGGGCTTGCGGTATCGCGACACTGAACTGTCGAGCGTCGACACCACGCTGATGCACTTCGGGATGCTGTTCGCGGCGTCTTACTGGGAAGGCGACGATCCGGCCGAGATCGAGATCCGCGACGTCGCGAACGATCTGGTCGGGCGCGCCGAATGGCCGTGGTTCCTGAACAAGCGGCCGGTCGTGTCGATGGGCTGGGATCCGAAGAAGGGCTTCATCGAACGCAGCTGGGACGGATATAACGAGGGGATGATGGTCGTGCTGCTCGGGCTCGGCTCGACGCGCTATCCGCTGCCCGATGGCGCGTGGAACGCCTGGACCGCGCCGTACCCGCGGTTCTGGCGTGGCGAGGGGGCGACGCGGCATTTGGCCTTCGCGCCGATGTTCGGCCACCAGTACAGCCATGTGTGGATCGATTTCCGCGGCATCCGCGATGTCGTGATGCGCGGGGCGGGGTTCGATTATTTCGAGAACAGCCGCCGCGCGACATTCGCCAATCGCGCTTATTGCATGGCCAATCCGATGGGCTGGGAGGGCTATTCGCGCGATATCTGGGGGCTGACCGCGTGCGACGGGCCGGGGAATTACAAGCTGCCGTTCCCAAATCGGTCAGGGGGCGAGACGCGGACGTTCTACGGTTATTCCGCGCGTGGGCCGCTGGGTCAGCCGGACGAGCGCGACGACGGCACGATCGCGCCGACCGCGGCGCTGGGGTCGCTGCCGTTCGCGCCCGAGATCTGCATACCCGCGGCCGAGGCGTTGCTGCGCGTGCCCGGGCTGTATCAGCAATACGGCTTCCTGGACGCGTTCAACCCGAGTTTCCGCTACTCTGAAAAGAAGCTGGAAACCGGGACGGTCGACGCCGCGAACGGCTGGGTGGCGAGCGATTATCTCGGCATCGACCAAGGGCCGATCCTGCTGCAGGCGGCGAACTATCGCAGCGATTTCGTGTGGAAGGTGATGCGCAAGTCGCCGGTGATCCGCCGCGGCCTGCAACGCGCGGGCTTCACCGGCGGGTGGCTCGACCAGAAGTGA
- a CDS encoding amidohydrolase family protein, with protein MKIRALALVSLAALAAHQALAQQAPPPAPVEQTQAPEDRSLRPDAAPTPLPSPAAAPTPVAASTTPSTAKPAPWDVNAPQGATIRQVPIRTSEGSWMDIDVSRDGRTIAFALLGDIYTMGIAGGSPTHIAEGLAWEVQPRFSPDGARIAFTSDRGGGDNIWIMNRDGSNKQQVTKEDFRLLNQPSWSPDGRYIIAKKHFTTGRSLGTGEVWLYHVSGGGGVQLVKKPSETHQKELGEPVYAADGKSLFYTKNVTPGPIFEYAQDSNTDLFDIERYDLDTGETTTAVSGDGGSVRPTPSPDGKRIAFVRREATRSKLYVKDLESGVERKVYDTLDQDVQETWAVTGVYPNMAWTPDSKSVVFWAKGKIRRVDADTGATNEIPFTVNDTRGVIDAPHPQIAVAPNSFTTAMPRFASVSPDGGRVVFESLGKLWIKPMTGGAVKRLTNAKDGFELFPAWSRDGRTIAFVAWSDAELGHIRTVPAAGGAAKTLTTQPGHYARPRFSPDGKTIVFERASGGGVTSPRWGENPGVYRIATTGGAPKLVARDMASPQFAASNDRLYMIGSERKDGAEKRQLVSTDLNGEAKRVHAAGDLVNDYSVSPSGEFVAFRQNYEAFVAPLMPGNQSVDLAPDSKALPVTRVSRGGADYMNWSNDGRRLHWSLGPTVYTIETTTVFPNGPRPKDAPAFVAPRTGANLSMDVPAAKHRGVVALVGARLVTMKDASGGIVDDGVVVIDGDRITAVGPRASVQVPAGASVVDVAGKTIIPGLVDAHAHGPAGEDELIPEANWSMIQNLALGTTTIHDPSNRSSEIFAASEMQRAGLILAPRIFSTGEIVYGAKAADVYAQIDSLDDALAHVRRIKAQGGHSIKNYNQPRREQRQQVVEAARRENMQVVAEGGSLFGMDMNLVADGNSTLEHNVPLETFYDDVVQLFSQTKTNYTPTLVVSYGGPAGDPYWRQATDVFDNPLLKAHTPPAKLLADNARRVKAPESNYVDDDNAREAHKLAKRGVLVSIGAHGQQAGIGAHWELWSFVRGGMTPIEALRAGTIVSAQSLGMAKDIGSLEVGKLADLVVLDADPTADIRNSDKVSRVMLGGRLYDAATMNEVATGDAKRPAYWWETK; from the coding sequence ATGAAAATCCGTGCGCTTGCGCTCGTCTCGCTGGCCGCGCTCGCCGCGCATCAGGCGCTGGCGCAGCAGGCTCCACCCCCCGCGCCGGTCGAGCAGACGCAAGCGCCGGAGGATCGGTCGCTCCGCCCGGACGCCGCGCCGACACCATTGCCCAGCCCGGCCGCCGCGCCGACACCGGTCGCCGCCTCCACTACGCCATCAACCGCCAAGCCCGCGCCGTGGGACGTAAACGCGCCGCAGGGCGCGACCATCCGACAAGTGCCGATCCGCACCAGCGAAGGCAGCTGGATGGATATCGACGTCAGCCGCGATGGCCGCACGATCGCCTTCGCTTTGCTCGGCGACATCTACACCATGGGAATCGCGGGCGGCTCGCCGACACACATCGCGGAGGGCCTCGCGTGGGAGGTGCAGCCGCGCTTCTCGCCCGACGGCGCGCGCATCGCCTTCACCTCGGATCGCGGCGGCGGCGACAATATCTGGATCATGAACCGCGACGGGTCGAACAAGCAGCAGGTGACGAAGGAGGACTTCCGCCTGCTCAACCAGCCGTCGTGGAGCCCGGACGGCCGCTACATCATCGCCAAGAAGCATTTCACCACCGGGCGTTCGCTCGGCACGGGCGAGGTGTGGCTGTACCACGTGTCGGGTGGCGGCGGCGTGCAACTGGTCAAGAAACCGAGCGAAACGCATCAGAAGGAACTGGGCGAACCGGTCTACGCCGCCGACGGCAAGAGCCTGTTCTACACCAAGAACGTTACGCCGGGTCCGATCTTCGAATATGCGCAGGATTCGAACACCGATTTGTTCGACATCGAACGTTACGACCTCGACACCGGCGAGACGACCACCGCGGTCAGCGGCGACGGCGGATCGGTGCGTCCGACACCCTCCCCCGACGGCAAGCGCATCGCCTTCGTCCGGCGCGAGGCGACGCGGTCGAAGCTGTACGTGAAGGATCTGGAATCGGGCGTCGAGCGCAAGGTCTACGATACGCTCGATCAGGACGTGCAGGAGACGTGGGCGGTCACCGGCGTCTATCCCAACATGGCATGGACGCCCGACAGCAAGTCGGTCGTGTTCTGGGCCAAGGGCAAGATCCGCCGCGTCGACGCCGATACCGGTGCGACAAACGAAATCCCGTTCACCGTCAACGATACGCGCGGGGTGATCGACGCGCCGCATCCGCAGATCGCGGTCGCGCCGAACAGCTTCACCACCGCAATGCCGCGCTTCGCCAGCGTGTCACCCGATGGCGGACGCGTGGTGTTCGAAAGCCTCGGCAAGCTCTGGATCAAACCGATGACGGGCGGCGCGGTCAAGCGGCTGACCAATGCGAAGGACGGCTTCGAGCTGTTCCCGGCCTGGTCGCGCGACGGGCGGACGATCGCGTTCGTGGCGTGGAGCGACGCCGAACTCGGCCATATCCGCACCGTTCCGGCGGCCGGCGGGGCGGCAAAGACGCTGACGACGCAGCCGGGCCATTATGCGCGTCCGCGCTTCTCGCCCGATGGCAAGACCATCGTGTTCGAACGCGCGAGCGGGGGCGGCGTCACCTCACCACGCTGGGGCGAGAATCCGGGCGTCTATCGCATCGCGACGACCGGCGGCGCGCCGAAGCTGGTCGCGCGCGACATGGCCTCGCCACAGTTCGCCGCGTCGAACGACCGGCTCTACATGATCGGCAGCGAGCGCAAGGACGGCGCGGAGAAGCGCCAGCTGGTCAGCACCGACCTGAACGGCGAGGCGAAGCGCGTCCACGCCGCGGGCGATCTGGTCAACGATTACAGCGTGTCGCCATCGGGTGAATTCGTCGCCTTCCGGCAGAATTACGAAGCGTTCGTCGCGCCGCTGATGCCCGGCAACCAGTCGGTCGATCTCGCGCCGGATTCAAAGGCGCTGCCAGTTACCCGCGTCAGCCGCGGCGGGGCGGATTACATGAACTGGTCGAACGACGGGCGGCGGCTGCATTGGAGCCTTGGTCCGACGGTCTATACGATCGAGACGACCACCGTCTTCCCGAACGGCCCGCGTCCCAAGGACGCTCCCGCCTTCGTCGCGCCGCGCACCGGCGCAAATCTGTCGATGGACGTGCCCGCGGCGAAGCACCGCGGCGTGGTCGCGCTGGTCGGCGCGCGGCTGGTCACGATGAAGGATGCCAGCGGCGGCATCGTCGATGACGGCGTCGTGGTGATCGACGGCGACCGCATCACCGCGGTCGGCCCGCGCGCGAGCGTCCAGGTGCCCGCGGGCGCGAGCGTCGTCGATGTCGCGGGCAAGACGATCATCCCCGGCCTGGTCGACGCGCACGCGCACGGCCCGGCGGGCGAGGACGAACTGATCCCTGAGGCCAACTGGTCGATGATCCAGAACCTCGCGCTTGGCACGACGACGATCCACGATCCATCGAACCGTTCGAGCGAAATCTTCGCCGCGTCGGAAATGCAGCGCGCCGGGCTGATCCTGGCCCCGCGCATCTTTTCGACCGGAGAGATCGTGTACGGCGCGAAGGCGGCCGACGTGTACGCGCAGATCGACAGCCTGGACGATGCGCTAGCGCACGTCCGCCGGATCAAGGCGCAGGGCGGGCATTCGATCAAGAACTACAACCAGCCGCGCCGCGAACAGCGCCAGCAGGTGGTCGAGGCCGCGCGGCGCGAGAACATGCAGGTCGTGGCCGAAGGCGGTTCGCTGTTCGGGATGGACATGAACCTGGTCGCCGACGGCAATTCGACGCTGGAGCACAATGTCCCGCTCGAGACGTTCTACGACGACGTGGTACAGTTGTTTTCGCAGACGAAGACCAATTACACCCCGACGCTCGTCGTCTCCTACGGCGGTCCGGCGGGCGATCCGTACTGGCGGCAGGCGACCGACGTGTTCGATAACCCGCTGCTGAAGGCGCATACCCCGCCCGCCAAACTGCTAGCCGACAATGCGCGGCGGGTGAAGGCGCCCGAATCGAACTACGTCGACGACGACAACGCGCGCGAGGCGCACAAGCTGGCCAAGCGCGGCGTGCTCGTGTCGATCGGCGCGCACGGGCAGCAGGCGGGGATCGGCGCACATTGGGAATTGTGGTCGTTCGTGCGCGGCGGGATGACCCCGATCGAGGCGCTCCGCGCAGGAACGATCGTGTCCGCGCAGTCGCTCGGCATGGCGAAGGACATCGGGTCGCTGGAGGTCGGCAAGCTCGCCGATCTGGTCGTGCTGGACGCCGATCCGACCGCGGATATCCGTAACAGCGACAAAGTGTCGCGGGTCATGCTCGGCGGGCGGCTGTACGATGCCGCGACGATGAACGAGGTCGCGACCGGGGATGCGAAACGCCCGGCCTATTGGTGGGAAACGAAGTAA
- a CDS encoding LacI family DNA-binding transcriptional regulator, which translates to MGDATIRDVARRAEVSVASVSRALNGLANVHPDTRAKVFAAAKSLGYVPHAGARSLSMARTHAIGVVLPDLHGEFFSEIVRGLDREASARGYQLLLSNMHAEIERAGQAMRAMRGRVDGLVVMAPQIASEDLAETLPQSLPVVLINSPEGSGRAAFRIGNHDGAAAMVDHLVERGARTIVHIAGPTGNLDAQERCEGFEAGIARHDGVTGRLAAGDFSEESGERATAELLADAAPVDAIFAANDMMALGAYQILRAAGRAIPGDIMLAGFDDVPIARFLSLTTMRVKMDEIGGRAAARLIDALEGRSGEAATELVVPELIVRATT; encoded by the coding sequence ATGGGCGACGCCACGATCCGCGATGTCGCACGCCGCGCCGAGGTGTCGGTCGCGTCGGTGTCGCGCGCACTGAACGGGCTGGCCAACGTCCATCCCGACACGCGCGCGAAGGTGTTCGCGGCGGCCAAGTCGCTCGGCTACGTGCCGCATGCTGGCGCGCGGAGTCTCAGTATGGCTCGGACACACGCGATCGGGGTGGTGCTGCCCGACCTGCACGGCGAATTCTTTTCCGAAATCGTCCGCGGGCTGGATCGCGAGGCCAGCGCGCGCGGTTATCAATTGCTGCTGTCGAACATGCACGCCGAGATCGAGCGCGCGGGGCAGGCGATGCGCGCGATGCGTGGCCGCGTCGACGGGCTGGTCGTGATGGCGCCGCAGATCGCGTCCGAAGATCTTGCCGAAACGCTCCCGCAGAGCCTGCCGGTGGTGCTGATCAACAGCCCCGAAGGCAGCGGGCGGGCGGCGTTCCGGATCGGCAACCATGACGGGGCGGCAGCGATGGTCGACCATCTGGTCGAGCGCGGCGCACGAACGATCGTCCATATCGCCGGGCCCACCGGCAATCTCGACGCGCAGGAACGCTGCGAAGGTTTCGAGGCCGGAATCGCGCGGCACGACGGCGTCACCGGCCGCCTGGCCGCCGGCGATTTCTCGGAAGAATCGGGCGAACGTGCGACGGCCGAACTTTTGGCGGACGCTGCGCCGGTCGACGCGATCTTCGCCGCCAACGACATGATGGCGTTGGGCGCGTACCAGATACTGCGCGCCGCCGGACGCGCGATACCCGGTGACATCATGCTGGCCGGGTTCGACGACGTGCCGATCGCGCGGTTCCTGTCGCTGACCACGATGCGGGTGAAGATGGATGAGATCGGCGGGCGCGCCGCGGCGCGGCTGATCGATGCGCTGGAGGGGCGGTCCGGCGAGGCGGCGACCGAACTGGTCGTCCCCGAACTGATCGTCCGCGCGACGACGTGA
- a CDS encoding TonB-dependent receptor, whose protein sequence is MKFNDIVRGEARRSALALGMSALAFGVATIAPVAVSAQTTTASLRGQARDAAGAPVAGATVTAVNKANNQTFRATSDARGSFLLNGLRPAAYDVTVTGPNGETFAQRVVVGIGQAATINAVLAAAAAPAESGVPAEEVAGDIVVTGTRLVETKTSEVATNVSQEQIRTLPQTDRNFLSFAALAPGVRYNDSETDKSFSAGGSTASQVNVFVDGVSLKNKLREGGVAGQQNSRGNPFGQLAVQEFRVLTQNYKAEYEQAGSAIITSVTKSGTNEFHGEVFGQYTDKSLTQKAFFDKRNNNPEPAFERKQYGVALGGPIIKDKLFFFATYEGNDQDRAFNVQSNATAAQRADFAAITGRQVSDFEGAFVSPFRGDFYFGKLTFTPDSNQVFDLSFSRRQETDIQGFGGETAFSAAENKINTIDTYLFKWTYSGENFVNEFNVNYLNYKFNPTSLNPDLPQFQYQGVITFGGKDSTRREVQQSYTIRDDVTWQASDNHSIKAGARVEVTDIEFNNQSFIQPRYTFTNADSGTPNDPTDDTNFTFPAEARLGLGNGRIFGSNTQLGFYIQDDWDVTDRLQLNIGVRYDYEFNGFNNDYVTPTRAAAALRSLPSTFYFDPENYITNGNNRSPFEYAFAPRLGFSYDINDDQSTVIFGGVGRYYDRNNFNNTVDELSRTINPIGVFRFSATGAPRNNQPTIAFNPSYLTRDGLLALINSNPEVGLPELFAVKNDAKPPVNDQASLGVRQKVGIFQASLTASYQRGRNGYTNLFATRQNNGLGGCCNTASAIANGYSNVIIGFDGLDTRYKALYFTLDKNYSKSSGWGLNIAYTLGKAEKNGGDLFSLDGLTPDGYGWRNSPGDERHRVVLSGIVDLPLGFQFSTLTTLGSGQAYTVTDGTRGTDSGAALPTTYYPIKNCIKGVFAFCEVNLTLANKFKPFGGDSGHEIEAAVDLLNAFNNKNFSGFDGFFSATDPLIRTEIGTSTITLPRRIQFRLGYRF, encoded by the coding sequence ATGAAGTTCAATGACATTGTTCGTGGAGAAGCCCGCCGTTCCGCGCTGGCGCTAGGCATGTCGGCGCTGGCGTTCGGCGTCGCGACGATCGCGCCCGTCGCCGTGTCGGCCCAGACGACCACCGCGTCGCTGCGCGGCCAGGCGCGCGATGCCGCCGGTGCGCCGGTTGCGGGCGCGACCGTGACCGCGGTGAACAAGGCCAATAACCAGACGTTTCGCGCGACCAGCGACGCGCGCGGGTCATTCCTGCTGAACGGCCTGCGACCCGCCGCGTATGACGTGACGGTGACCGGACCGAACGGTGAGACATTCGCGCAGCGGGTGGTGGTCGGGATCGGCCAGGCGGCGACGATCAACGCGGTGCTGGCCGCGGCGGCTGCACCCGCCGAATCCGGCGTGCCGGCCGAGGAGGTCGCGGGCGACATCGTCGTCACCGGCACGCGCCTGGTCGAAACCAAGACCAGCGAGGTCGCCACCAACGTCAGCCAGGAACAGATCCGCACGCTGCCGCAGACCGACCGCAACTTCCTGTCGTTCGCAGCGCTCGCGCCGGGCGTGCGCTACAACGACAGCGAAACCGACAAGAGCTTCTCGGCGGGCGGATCGACCGCCAGCCAGGTCAATGTGTTCGTCGACGGCGTCAGCCTGAAGAACAAGTTGCGCGAAGGCGGCGTGGCGGGGCAGCAGAACAGCCGCGGCAACCCGTTCGGACAGCTGGCGGTGCAGGAATTCCGCGTCCTGACGCAGAATTACAAAGCCGAATACGAACAGGCCGGGTCGGCGATCATCACGTCGGTCACGAAATCGGGCACCAACGAATTTCATGGCGAGGTATTCGGTCAGTACACCGACAAGTCGCTGACGCAGAAGGCCTTTTTCGACAAACGCAACAACAACCCTGAGCCCGCGTTCGAACGCAAGCAATATGGCGTGGCGCTGGGCGGGCCGATCATAAAGGACAAATTGTTCTTCTTCGCGACCTATGAAGGCAATGACCAGGACCGCGCGTTCAACGTCCAGTCGAACGCCACGGCCGCCCAGCGCGCCGACTTCGCCGCGATCACGGGGCGGCAGGTGAGTGACTTCGAAGGTGCCTTCGTCAGCCCGTTCCGGGGCGACTTCTATTTCGGCAAACTTACCTTCACCCCGGATTCGAACCAGGTTTTCGACCTGTCGTTCAGCCGCCGTCAGGAAACCGACATCCAGGGGTTCGGCGGGGAAACCGCGTTTTCCGCGGCCGAGAACAAGATCAACACGATCGACACGTATCTGTTCAAATGGACCTATTCAGGCGAAAATTTCGTCAACGAATTCAACGTCAACTATCTGAACTACAAGTTCAATCCGACGTCGCTCAACCCCGATCTGCCGCAGTTCCAGTACCAGGGCGTAATCACGTTCGGTGGCAAGGATTCGACCCGTCGCGAAGTTCAGCAAAGCTATACCATTCGCGACGACGTCACATGGCAGGCGTCGGACAATCATTCGATCAAGGCGGGCGCTCGCGTCGAAGTGACCGATATCGAATTCAACAACCAGTCGTTCATTCAGCCGCGCTATACCTTCACCAACGCTGATTCCGGCACCCCGAACGATCCGACCGACGACACGAATTTCACCTTTCCGGCCGAAGCGCGTCTTGGCCTTGGCAACGGGCGCATCTTCGGGTCCAACACGCAGCTAGGATTCTACATCCAGGACGATTGGGACGTCACCGACCGGTTGCAACTGAACATCGGCGTCCGGTACGATTACGAGTTCAACGGGTTCAACAACGACTATGTGACGCCTACCCGTGCAGCCGCGGCGCTGCGGTCGCTGCCGTCGACATTCTATTTCGATCCCGAAAACTACATCACCAACGGCAACAATCGATCGCCCTTCGAATATGCGTTCGCACCGCGGCTGGGGTTTTCGTATGACATCAACGACGATCAGTCGACGGTGATCTTTGGCGGGGTCGGACGCTATTACGACCGCAACAACTTCAACAACACGGTCGACGAACTCAGCAGGACGATCAACCCGATCGGCGTGTTCCGGTTCTCCGCAACGGGTGCGCCGCGCAACAACCAGCCGACTATCGCGTTCAATCCTTCGTATCTGACCCGCGACGGCCTGCTGGCGCTGATCAATTCCAATCCCGAAGTCGGGCTGCCGGAATTGTTCGCGGTGAAGAACGATGCGAAGCCCCCGGTCAATGACCAGGCCAGCCTTGGCGTCCGCCAGAAGGTCGGCATTTTCCAGGCGTCGCTGACCGCATCGTACCAGCGCGGCCGCAACGGTTACACCAACCTGTTCGCCACGCGGCAGAACAACGGACTGGGGGGCTGCTGCAACACTGCATCCGCCATCGCCAATGGTTATTCGAACGTCATCATCGGGTTCGACGGGCTCGATACGCGCTACAAGGCGCTGTATTTCACGCTCGACAAAAACTACAGCAAATCCAGCGGGTGGGGCCTGAATATCGCCTATACCCTCGGCAAGGCCGAAAAGAACGGCGGCGACCTGTTCAGCCTGGATGGCCTGACCCCCGATGGTTACGGCTGGCGCAACAGCCCCGGCGACGAACGTCACCGCGTCGTCCTGTCCGGCATCGTCGACCTGCCGCTGGGTTTCCAGTTCTCCACGCTTACGACGCTGGGCAGCGGTCAGGCCTATACCGTGACCGACGGTACGCGTGGCACGGACAGCGGCGCAGCGCTGCCGACGACCTATTATCCGATCAAGAACTGCATCAAGGGCGTCTTCGCATTCTGCGAGGTGAACCTGACGCTCGCCAACAAGTTCAAGCCGTTCGGCGGCGACAGCGGTCACGAAATCGAAGCGGCGGTCGATCTGCTGAACGCTTTCAACAACAAGAACTTCAGCGGCTTCGACGGGTTCTTCAGTGCGACCGATCCGCTGATCCGGACCGAGATCGGCACCAGCACGATCACTCTGCCGCGGCGTATCCAGTTCCGCCTCGGGTATCGTTTCTGA
- a CDS encoding sugar MFS transporter, translating to MAMAPSPVDTHSTHAAQGDAAHGYDAPDLRWFVFALFFIFGGITSLNDVIIPKLKELFTLTHFTSQLVNSAFFFAYALFSLPAAAVVRRFGYMRTASIGLVTMTAGCLLFIPASSSATFGMFLFALFVLGAGITVVQVVANPLISLLGPPKTAHSRLTFAQAFNSLGTTIFPRVGSTLILGGLATVSAATLSGAALDAYRVEASRAIVHTYLGLAVALLVIAGVVWTRRNRLQEEQEESRSIFHPLTLLSRPRFAMGTACIFLYVGAEVAIGSLIVSYLMQANVWNVTDQYAGNHVFYYWGGALVGRFIGSAVLRVVSPGKVLMAVAAGSITLILISANTTGAVSGWALLAIGLMNSIMFPTIFSLASEGLGKRAAEGSGVIATAIVGGAVIPPLTGALADASGLHFALVLPAICYALIAAFGLYARKPAPEIE from the coding sequence ATGGCGATGGCGCCGAGTCCGGTCGATACGCATTCGACCCATGCCGCACAGGGTGACGCTGCGCACGGTTACGACGCGCCCGACCTGCGCTGGTTCGTGTTCGCGTTGTTCTTCATCTTCGGCGGCATCACCAGCCTGAACGACGTGATCATCCCGAAGCTGAAGGAGCTGTTCACGCTCACGCACTTCACGTCGCAATTGGTCAATTCGGCGTTCTTCTTCGCCTACGCGCTGTTCTCGTTGCCCGCCGCCGCGGTCGTGCGCCGCTTCGGCTACATGCGCACCGCCTCGATCGGACTGGTGACGATGACCGCGGGATGCCTGTTGTTCATTCCCGCCTCGTCGTCGGCGACATTCGGAATGTTCCTGTTCGCGTTGTTCGTGCTCGGCGCGGGGATCACCGTGGTTCAGGTCGTCGCGAACCCGCTGATCTCGCTGCTCGGCCCGCCGAAGACCGCGCACAGCCGTCTGACCTTTGCGCAGGCGTTCAATTCGCTCGGCACGACGATCTTCCCGCGCGTGGGGTCCACGCTGATCCTCGGCGGGCTGGCGACGGTCAGCGCAGCGACTCTGTCGGGTGCCGCGCTGGATGCGTACCGGGTCGAGGCATCGCGCGCGATCGTCCACACCTATCTTGGCCTCGCGGTCGCGCTGCTGGTGATCGCGGGCGTCGTGTGGACGCGGCGGAACCGGCTGCAGGAAGAACAGGAGGAGAGCCGCAGCATCTTCCATCCGCTGACCCTGCTGTCGCGCCCGCGCTTCGCGATGGGGACGGCGTGCATCTTCCTTTATGTCGGCGCGGAGGTCGCGATCGGATCGCTGATCGTCAGCTATCTGATGCAGGCGAACGTGTGGAACGTGACCGATCAATATGCCGGCAACCACGTTTTCTATTACTGGGGCGGCGCGCTGGTCGGACGCTTCATCGGGTCCGCGGTGCTGCGCGTGGTGTCGCCGGGCAAGGTGCTGATGGCGGTCGCGGCGGGATCGATCACGCTGATCTTGATATCCGCCAACACGACCGGCGCGGTCTCGGGCTGGGCATTGCTGGCGATCGGGCTGATGAACTCGATCATGTTCCCGACGATCTTCAGCCTGGCGTCCGAAGGCCTGGGGAAGCGCGCGGCGGAAGGATCGGGCGTGATCGCGACTGCGATCGTCGGCGGCGCGGTCATCCCGCCGCTGACGGGCGCGCTGGCCGATGCGAGCGGGCTGCACTTCGCGCTGGTCCTGCCCGCGATCTGCTACGCGCTGATCGCCGCGTTCGGGCTGTATGCGCGCAAGCCTGCGCCCGAGATTGAGTAA
- a CDS encoding TspO/MBR family protein translates to MTPYFVAGGLALLLAAAGGLTTSIGGWYRALRKPPWQPPDWLFGPAWTIILGLAAWSAAIAWKAAPDAIARRDVVILFAVNAVFHFLWSPLFFRWRRPDWALIEVVFLWGSLVALVVGLWPISTNAALLILPYLAWVSFAAFLNLNIVQRNGPFGGNKLGRL, encoded by the coding sequence ATGACCCCATATTTCGTTGCCGGTGGTTTGGCGCTGTTGCTGGCGGCGGCCGGTGGCCTCACCACGTCGATCGGCGGCTGGTATCGCGCACTGCGCAAACCGCCGTGGCAGCCACCCGACTGGCTGTTCGGCCCGGCGTGGACGATCATCCTCGGGCTCGCCGCCTGGTCCGCCGCGATCGCGTGGAAAGCCGCGCCCGATGCGATCGCACGGCGCGACGTGGTCATCCTGTTCGCGGTCAACGCGGTCTTCCATTTCCTGTGGAGCCCGCTGTTCTTCCGCTGGCGCCGCCCCGACTGGGCGCTGATCGAGGTCGTGTTTCTGTGGGGGTCGCTCGTCGCCCTGGTCGTCGGGCTGTGGCCGATCTCGACCAATGCCGCGTTGCTGATCCTGCCGTATCTCGCCTGGGTCAGCTTCGCCGCGTTCCTCAATCTCAACATCGTCCAGCGCAACGGCCCGTTCGGCGGCAACAAGCTCGGGCGGCTGTAA